From the Daucus carota subsp. sativus chromosome 8, DH1 v3.0, whole genome shotgun sequence genome, one window contains:
- the LOC108198790 gene encoding L-lactate dehydrogenase B, which translates to MKKAPSSSSLGPGGLDLTPSFFKPIQNTSPPSPTKRHTKISVVGVGNVGMAIAQTILTQDLVDELALVDANSDKLQGEMLDLQHAAAFLPRTKIQASLDYSITAGSDLCIVTAGARQNPGESRLNLLQRNVAMFKSIIPPLAKYSPESILLIVSNPVDVLSYIAWKLSGFPANRVIGSGTNLDSSRFRFLIADHLDVSAQDVQAYIVGEHGDSSVALWSSISVGGVPILSFLERQQIAYEKETLVKIHKEVVESAYEVISLKGYTSWAIGYSVASLARTILRNQRRIHPVSVLATSFYGIDEGGVFLSLPAQLGRSGVLGVTNVHLSDEEVQQLRESAKTIMEVQDQLGI; encoded by the exons ATGAAGAAGGCTCCATCATCATCAAGCTTAGGCCCAGGAGGCCTAGACTTAACCCCTTCATTCTTCAAGCCCATACAAAACACGTCTCCTCCATCTCCAACCAAACGCCACACCAAAATCTCCGTTGTTGGCGTGGGCAATGTCGGCATGGCCATTGCCCAAACCATCCTCACCCAAGACCTCGTCGACGAGCTAGCTCTCGTCGACGCCAACTCTGATAAGCTACAAGGCGAGATGCTGGACCTCCAGCATGCCGCGGCTTTTCTTCCTCGTACCAAGATCCAGGCCTCTCTGGACTACTCGATTACCGCGGGTTCGGATTTGTGTATTGTCACGGCTGGAGCTAGACAGAATCCGGGAGAGTCTAGGTTGAACTTGTTACAGAGGAATGTGGCCATGTTTAAGAGTATAATTCCACCGCTTGCTAAGTACTCGCCAGAGTCGATATTGTTGATTGTGTCGAATCCGGTGGATGTGCTGAGCTATATTGCCTGGAAACTTTCGGGATTTCCTGCCAACAGGGTTATCGGGTCTGGCACGAATCTTGATTCATCGAGGTTCCGCTTCCTCATTGCTGATCACCTTGACGTCAGTGCTCAAGATGTGCAG GCCTATATAGTTGGAGAACACGGCGACAGCTCCGTGGCACTGTGGTCCAGCATTAGTGTAGGAGGAGTTCCTATCCTTAGCTTCTTGGAAAGGCAACAAATTGCGTACGAAAAAGAAACCCTGGTGAAAATTCACAAAGAAGTTGTAGAGAGTGCATATGAAGTGATAAGTTTGAAAGGCTACACATCCTGGGCAATCGGCTACTCGGTGGCTAGCTTGGCTCGAACCATTCTCAGGAACCAGCGGAGGATCCATCCGGTCTCGGTGCTGGCTACCAGCTTCTACGGCATCGATGAGGGTGGGGTGTTTCTGAGCCTGCCAGCACAGCTGGGCAGAAGTGGAGTTTTGGGTGTGACCAATGTGCATCTTAGTGATGAAGAAGTTCAGCAGCTGAGGGAGTCGGCCAAAACAATCATGGAGGTGCAGGACCAGTTGGGTATTTAA